The following coding sequences lie in one Rutidosis leptorrhynchoides isolate AG116_Rl617_1_P2 chromosome 4, CSIRO_AGI_Rlap_v1, whole genome shotgun sequence genomic window:
- the LOC139839638 gene encoding uncharacterized protein, with the protein MSTKRQKKFKKQQKTADVEELVSQFGFDSSLPEFVKYREKLNWLIKKPCDVHWIVDWSSLKQVGLYDTVESKLRQEYLSPEGKHYFYQDWLYLICTDRYVFQDLCWEFHSTYELKEKPEGVKDKEFMTFRLRGEPHSMSLEDFTRCLKIYTEKQMGEKYFWDYILSGARVSEISDIERFDPKTVWKNFSPGTSWSPPPCDGDGKVKVSCTNDLDDIYYRLIHLLFSLNIFKQREDTNKVTLSDLWYLEQIRSDTRVSIPYCVAYYLRHWAVDTSKGGKICGGHFVTLIGHHLGVKLKAEDDDDVSADGMFKKVLSMRGNPMIGPDEYHEVNVISMTSGVMKRYENGLKQVPVNLQALQGGWWNPDYTWEEQEEQHGRRRRYEKVKNRMEAVREMIDEVQDCTLKAPQLSNKQLTEIEEWTKKIELQVRSFRSRIGVGADMENVSGGGGGGGGGGGGGRQVQEDEEKEERRRRYKMIMARMEKDQEVNLGVVIDEVREGTQEADHHPLSEEELTEILEWSKKIESQLTSFRSKIGDMENGCAGGQEDDDDDDDDDDEQQQQLQPHGRRYLMIMDTMEHLQSLQEVNLREMINEVRKGTRRGAQLSKEESTEIQEWSKKIESKLRSFRSMIEDMENVSGVQQDEQEAPRDDI; encoded by the exons ATGTCTACTAAGAGGCAAAAG AAGTTCAAGAAGCAACAAAAAACTGCTGATGTGGAGGAGTTGGTCTCTCAGTTTGGGTTTGACTCGAGTTTACCAGAATTTGTTAAATATCGTGAGAAGTTAAACTGGCTGATTAAGAAACCGTGTGATGTGCACTGGATTGTGGACTGGTCTTCTTTAAAACAAGTTGGGTTATACGACACTGTAGAGTCCAAGTTGAGACAAGAATACTTGTCACCGGAAGGAAAACATTATTTTTATCAGGATTGGTTGTATTTGATTTGCACGGATAGGTATGTTTTTCAGGACCTTTGCTGGGAGTTCCATTCAACGTATGAACTAAAAGAAAAGCCGGAAGGGGTGAAGGATAAGGAGTTCATGACTTTTAGATTACGTGGGGAGCCTCACAGTATGTCTTTGGAGGATTTTACGAGGTGCTTAAAGATTTACACAGAGAAACAGATGGGTGAGAAGTACTTTTGGGACTACATTTTGTCGGGTGCTCGGGTTTCTGAGATCAGTGATATTGAGCGTTTTGACCCAAAAACAGTCTGGAAAAATTTTAGTCCCGGGACATCTTGGTCCCCCCCACCCTGTGATGGTGACGGTAAGGTTAAGGTCTCGTGTACAAATGACCTTGATGATATTTACTACCGTTTGATCCACCTGTTGTTTAGCCTTAACATTTTTAAGCAGAGGGAGGACACGAACAAGGTCACCTTGTCTGACCTATGGTACCTGGAACAAATACGGTCCGATACTCGTGTCAGCATTCCTTATTGTGTGGCCTACTATTTGAGACACTGGGCCGTCGACACTAGTAAGGGTGGGAAAATTTGTGGGGGGCATTTTGTAACCTTAATAGGCCATCACTTGGGGGTCAAACTAAAagctgaagatgatgatgatgtaagtgCGGATGGGATGTTCAAGAAGGTATTGTCTATGAGGGGGAATCCCATGATCGGTCCGGATGAGTATCATGAGGTAAATGTTATTTCTATGACGTCAGGTGTGATGAAGCGTTATGAGAATGGTCTTAAACAAGTACCCGTTAATCTACAAGCATTGCAAGGAGGATGGTGGAACCCCGATTATACATGGGAAGAACAAGAAGAGCAACATGGCCGCCGCCGGAGATATGAAAAGGTTAAGAATAGGATGGAGGCGGTAAGGGAAATGATTGATGAGGTCCAGGATTGTACTCTAAAGGCCCCCCAGTTATCTAACAAGCAATTAACTGAAATTGAGGAATGGACCAAAAAAATTGAATTGCAAGTGCGTAGTTTCCGTTCGAGGATTGGGGTTGGGGCCGATATGGAGAATGTGtctggaggaggaggaggaggaggaggaggaggcggCGGCGGCAGGCAAGTtcaagaagatgaagaaaaagaagagcGCCGCCGGAGATATAAAATGATTATGGCTAGAATGGAAAAGGACCAGGAAGTAAATTTAGGGGTAGTGATTGATGAGGTACGGGAAGGTACTCAAGAGGCAGATCACCACCCCTTATCTGAGGAGGAGTTAACTGAAATTCTGGAATGGTCCAAAAAAATTGAGTCGCAACTGACCAGTTTCCGTTCTAAGATTGGAGATATGGAGAATGGGTGTGCGGGCGggcaagaagatgatgatgatgatgatgatgatgatgatgagcagCAGCAGCAGCTGCAGCCGCATGGCCGGAGATATTTAATGATTATGGATACGATGGAACACCTCCAATCACTACAGGAAGTAAATCTAAGGGAAATGATTAATGAGGTCCGGAAAGGTACTCGAAGGGGGGCCCAGTTATCTAAGGAGGAATCAACTGAAATTCAGGAATGGTCCAAAAAAATTGAATCCAAACTGCGCAGTTTCCGGTCCATGATTGAAGATATGGAGAATGTGTCCGGAGTTCAACAAGACGAACAAGAGGCTCCAAGGGATGATATATGa